In Porites lutea chromosome 1, jaPorLute2.1, whole genome shotgun sequence, a single genomic region encodes these proteins:
- the LOC140941465 gene encoding mannan-binding lectin serine protease 1-like isoform X2, with translation MKFPRFLPCLLFLLFAVVISSSGAVKCGGNRSGFFGVIKSPNFPNTYPNNVHCVWNITVPKGHRIRIRFTVIDIEFFFQCDYDWLSLRSGNSTLGRFCGSKHKTINKHHSKLPKEYVISPTNECTITFHSDYSNEESYAGFRAHYIAVDEDECKSENGGCDHYCHNYIGGHYCSCRLGYRLQPDGKSCHFICNNQIIQSRRGEITSPEYPQKYPKNSDCDWTITVEKGYQITLTFLEFDIEEHPDVVCPYDYLKVNAGQKRKYGPYCGKKLPRNITSSGNYIHIEFVSDDSGNYRGFKAFYDTHGIRCPPLTAPDHGNMTGDDFTFKQTVAFACNEGYLLTGSAVRECKNTGDWDGTPPVCKPVNCGHPGKPRHGNITESGFTYQKVVSFSCNKYFELQGDRTRQCQADGIWSGEQPKCIATCGEVNHFNTTSDVCRKRIVGGQDARKGSYPWHVLVMKNNLIACGGSLLNERWVLTAAHCVRDRSSGIVSLSVLKIFAGLHQIRKLNDSHVQRRKVVQIISHKNFDFRLFASDLALLKLDREVRISHYVKPVCLPEGQQKSLFDPGKFGRVVGWGYKVSKSSFGQFANTLKEICIPTIRNDVCKAAFKDEGHKVTPQMLCAGEASGGKDSCQGDSGGGFVFQDPVVKKWVLGGVVSWGSNFGCGLRNKYGVYVRITEFVPWIKKQMF, from the exons GCGCTGTGAAGTGTGGTGGAAATCGCTCTGGCTTCTTTGGCGTTATCAAGTCCCCAAACTTTCCTAACACGTACCCCAATAATGTCCACTGTGTGTGGAACATAACAGTCCCCAAAGGTCATCGAATAAGGATACGCTTTACAGTAATCGACATCGAGTTCTTCTTCCAGTGTGATTACGACTGGCTCTCTTTGCGCTCTGGTAATAGCACGCTGGGACGATTTTGCGGTTCCAAACACAAGACAATAAACAAACATCATAGCAAACTCCCTAAGGAGTATGTTATCTCGCCAACCAACGAATGTACCATTACATTTCACTCGGACTACTCTAACGAGGAATCATATGCTGGCTTTAGAGCGCATTATATCGCTGTTG ATGAAGATGAATGTAAAAGCGAGAATGGCGGCTGTGATCACTACTGTCACAATTACATCGGCGGCCATTACTGTTCTTGTCGTCTCGGATACAGACTTCAGCCTGATGGCAAGTCATGCCATT TCATCTGCAACAACCAGATCATTCAATCTAGAAGAGGAGAAATAACATCTCCAGAATATCCGCAGAAATACCCCAAAAACTCCGATTGTGATTGGACAATAACCGTGGAGAAAGGATATCAGATAACGCTAACTTTCCTCGAG TTTGACATAGAGGAACATCCCGATGTCGTTTGCCCTTACGATTACCTAAAAGTAAACGCTGGTCAGAAGAGAAAGTACGGTCCTTACTGCGGCAAAAAGCTTCCACGGAACATCACCTCATCCGGGAACTACATTCACATCGAATTTGTATCTGATGATTCGGGAAATTACAGAGGATTTAAAGCCTTCTATGACACACACG GAATTCGGTGTCCTCCTTTAACCGCACCGGATCACGGGAATATGACAGGAGACGATTTTACGTTCAAACAAACTGTGGCATTTGCATGCAATGAAGGCTATCTTCTGACAGGCTCGGCCGTGAGAGAATGTAAAAACACCGGAGACTGGGACGGAACTCCACCCGTCTGCAAAC CGGTGAACTGTGGACACCCGGGAAAACCACGTCATGGGAATATAACTGAGAGTGGATTTACCTACCAAAAGGTTGTAAGTTTCTCCTGCAATAAGTATTTTGAGCTTCAAGGAGACAGAACACGGCAGTGTCAAGCAGATGGGATATGGTCTGGAGAGCAACCGAAATGTATTGCAA CGTGTGGAGAAGTGAATCACTTCAATACTACAAGTGATGTTTGTCGAAAGAGGATTGTTGGTGGACAGGACGCGCGCAAGGGCTCTTATCCTTGGCATGTTCTTGTAATGAAGAATAATCTGATCGCTTGTGGTGGAAGCCTGCTGAATGAACGATGGGTCTTGACAG CTGCCCACTGCGTGAGAGACAGATCGAGTGGTATTGTAAGTCTTTCCGTTTTGAAGATATTTGCTGGCCTTCACCAGATCCGCAAACTAAACGACAGTCACGTGCAGAGAAGAAAAGTAGTTCAAATTATAAGTCACAAGAATTTTGATTTCCGTCTGTTTGCTTCTGACCTGGCCCTTTTGAAGCTGGATCGTGAAGTCAGAATATCACACTATGTTAAGCCTGTATGTCTGCCAGAAGGACA GCAGAAGAGTCTCTTTGACCCTGGAAAATTTGGACGAGTGGTAGGATGGGGCTACAAAGTAAGCAAGAGCTCATTTGGGCAGTTTGCCAACACCTTGAAAGAGATCTGCATCCCCACCATCAGAAATGACGTATGCAAGGCGGCGTTTAAAGACGAAGGTCACAAAGTGACACCACAAATGCTCTGTGCAGGGGAAGCCTCAGGTGGCAAAGACTCCTGTCAAGGGGACTCTGGGGGTGGATTTGTCTTCCAAGATCCTGTCGTCAAGAAGTGGGTTCTGGGTGGGGTCGTCAGCTGGGGCAGTAACTTTGGATGCGGCTTACGAAACAAGTATGGAGTGTATGTCCGCATTACTGAGTTCGTCCCTTGGATTAAGAAGCAAATGTTCTAG
- the LOC140941465 gene encoding mannan-binding lectin serine protease 1-like isoform X1, with the protein MCESHRRFLPCLLFLLFAVVISSSGAVKCGGNRSGFFGVIKSPNFPNTYPNNVHCVWNITVPKGHRIRIRFTVIDIEFFFQCDYDWLSLRSGNSTLGRFCGSKHKTINKHHSKLPKEYVISPTNECTITFHSDYSNEESYAGFRAHYIAVDEDECKSENGGCDHYCHNYIGGHYCSCRLGYRLQPDGKSCHFICNNQIIQSRRGEITSPEYPQKYPKNSDCDWTITVEKGYQITLTFLEFDIEEHPDVVCPYDYLKVNAGQKRKYGPYCGKKLPRNITSSGNYIHIEFVSDDSGNYRGFKAFYDTHGIRCPPLTAPDHGNMTGDDFTFKQTVAFACNEGYLLTGSAVRECKNTGDWDGTPPVCKPVNCGHPGKPRHGNITESGFTYQKVVSFSCNKYFELQGDRTRQCQADGIWSGEQPKCIATCGEVNHFNTTSDVCRKRIVGGQDARKGSYPWHVLVMKNNLIACGGSLLNERWVLTAAHCVRDRSSGIVSLSVLKIFAGLHQIRKLNDSHVQRRKVVQIISHKNFDFRLFASDLALLKLDREVRISHYVKPVCLPEGQQKSLFDPGKFGRVVGWGYKVSKSSFGQFANTLKEICIPTIRNDVCKAAFKDEGHKVTPQMLCAGEASGGKDSCQGDSGGGFVFQDPVVKKWVLGGVVSWGSNFGCGLRNKYGVYVRITEFVPWIKKQMF; encoded by the exons GCGCTGTGAAGTGTGGTGGAAATCGCTCTGGCTTCTTTGGCGTTATCAAGTCCCCAAACTTTCCTAACACGTACCCCAATAATGTCCACTGTGTGTGGAACATAACAGTCCCCAAAGGTCATCGAATAAGGATACGCTTTACAGTAATCGACATCGAGTTCTTCTTCCAGTGTGATTACGACTGGCTCTCTTTGCGCTCTGGTAATAGCACGCTGGGACGATTTTGCGGTTCCAAACACAAGACAATAAACAAACATCATAGCAAACTCCCTAAGGAGTATGTTATCTCGCCAACCAACGAATGTACCATTACATTTCACTCGGACTACTCTAACGAGGAATCATATGCTGGCTTTAGAGCGCATTATATCGCTGTTG ATGAAGATGAATGTAAAAGCGAGAATGGCGGCTGTGATCACTACTGTCACAATTACATCGGCGGCCATTACTGTTCTTGTCGTCTCGGATACAGACTTCAGCCTGATGGCAAGTCATGCCATT TCATCTGCAACAACCAGATCATTCAATCTAGAAGAGGAGAAATAACATCTCCAGAATATCCGCAGAAATACCCCAAAAACTCCGATTGTGATTGGACAATAACCGTGGAGAAAGGATATCAGATAACGCTAACTTTCCTCGAG TTTGACATAGAGGAACATCCCGATGTCGTTTGCCCTTACGATTACCTAAAAGTAAACGCTGGTCAGAAGAGAAAGTACGGTCCTTACTGCGGCAAAAAGCTTCCACGGAACATCACCTCATCCGGGAACTACATTCACATCGAATTTGTATCTGATGATTCGGGAAATTACAGAGGATTTAAAGCCTTCTATGACACACACG GAATTCGGTGTCCTCCTTTAACCGCACCGGATCACGGGAATATGACAGGAGACGATTTTACGTTCAAACAAACTGTGGCATTTGCATGCAATGAAGGCTATCTTCTGACAGGCTCGGCCGTGAGAGAATGTAAAAACACCGGAGACTGGGACGGAACTCCACCCGTCTGCAAAC CGGTGAACTGTGGACACCCGGGAAAACCACGTCATGGGAATATAACTGAGAGTGGATTTACCTACCAAAAGGTTGTAAGTTTCTCCTGCAATAAGTATTTTGAGCTTCAAGGAGACAGAACACGGCAGTGTCAAGCAGATGGGATATGGTCTGGAGAGCAACCGAAATGTATTGCAA CGTGTGGAGAAGTGAATCACTTCAATACTACAAGTGATGTTTGTCGAAAGAGGATTGTTGGTGGACAGGACGCGCGCAAGGGCTCTTATCCTTGGCATGTTCTTGTAATGAAGAATAATCTGATCGCTTGTGGTGGAAGCCTGCTGAATGAACGATGGGTCTTGACAG CTGCCCACTGCGTGAGAGACAGATCGAGTGGTATTGTAAGTCTTTCCGTTTTGAAGATATTTGCTGGCCTTCACCAGATCCGCAAACTAAACGACAGTCACGTGCAGAGAAGAAAAGTAGTTCAAATTATAAGTCACAAGAATTTTGATTTCCGTCTGTTTGCTTCTGACCTGGCCCTTTTGAAGCTGGATCGTGAAGTCAGAATATCACACTATGTTAAGCCTGTATGTCTGCCAGAAGGACA GCAGAAGAGTCTCTTTGACCCTGGAAAATTTGGACGAGTGGTAGGATGGGGCTACAAAGTAAGCAAGAGCTCATTTGGGCAGTTTGCCAACACCTTGAAAGAGATCTGCATCCCCACCATCAGAAATGACGTATGCAAGGCGGCGTTTAAAGACGAAGGTCACAAAGTGACACCACAAATGCTCTGTGCAGGGGAAGCCTCAGGTGGCAAAGACTCCTGTCAAGGGGACTCTGGGGGTGGATTTGTCTTCCAAGATCCTGTCGTCAAGAAGTGGGTTCTGGGTGGGGTCGTCAGCTGGGGCAGTAACTTTGGATGCGGCTTACGAAACAAGTATGGAGTGTATGTCCGCATTACTGAGTTCGTCCCTTGGATTAAGAAGCAAATGTTCTAG